The following are from one region of the Deltaproteobacteria bacterium genome:
- a CDS encoding chemotaxis protein, producing MNRTDEAGDLANALRTMVSTLQAYIQEAEMRNEEAKAEATKARQALEQAKLAQEEAERAQHQGRVQAACILQEIVDEISRSTESFSAEIEHIAKGADFQNTRSAEAVEAVHHVDQMIKAVAASAQNAAGQSQTAGEEAKKGADQVGEAVNSITQVKADILALKTSMNHLADRTGDINSVLSMISDIADQTNLLALNAAIEAARAGDAGRGFAVVADEVRKLAEK from the coding sequence ATGAACCGGACAGACGAGGCCGGAGACTTGGCGAACGCGCTTCGGACAATGGTTTCGACGTTGCAGGCCTACATTCAGGAAGCCGAGATGCGCAACGAGGAGGCCAAGGCCGAGGCAACCAAGGCACGCCAAGCCTTGGAACAGGCCAAGCTCGCGCAGGAAGAGGCCGAACGGGCGCAGCATCAGGGGCGGGTCCAGGCGGCATGCATTCTTCAGGAGATTGTCGACGAAATTTCGCGGAGCACGGAAAGCTTTTCCGCGGAGATCGAACACATCGCCAAGGGCGCTGATTTTCAGAATACTCGAAGCGCCGAGGCTGTCGAGGCGGTGCATCATGTGGACCAGATGATCAAAGCCGTGGCGGCCAGTGCGCAGAACGCCGCCGGCCAAAGCCAGACAGCCGGAGAAGAAGCCAAGAAGGGCGCGGATCAGGTTGGCGAGGCCGTCAATTCCATTACCCAGGTCAAGGCCGATATCCTCGCGCTGAAAACATCCATGAACCATCTCGCGGACCGGACAGGCGACATCAACAGTGTCCTGTCCATGATTTCGGATATCGCCGACCAAACCAATCTTCTGGCCCTGAACGCCGCCATTGAGGCTGCGCGTGCCGGGGATGCGGGCCGGGGGTTTGCTGTCGTGGCGGACGAGGTCAGGAAATTGGCGGAAAAG